In Chlamydia sp., the following are encoded in one genomic region:
- a CDS encoding DUF3820 family protein: MPDLIFYDTETTGTQIEKDRIVEIAAYNGTTGESFQTLVNPEIPIPAEATKIHGITTSEVANAPKFPEAYKKFSKFCGTDNILVAHNNNTFDYPLLARECRRHGLSEPQLRTIDSLKWAKKYRTDLPQHSLQYLRQVYGFEENQAHRALDDVITLYRVFSALVGDLSPDQIYDLLNATCHPKVFKMPFGKYKGKPLSEVPSSYIDWLQKGDYLLQPENKEIKAAIEAYQQLK, encoded by the coding sequence GTGCCAGATTTAATCTTTTATGATACAGAAACAACAGGAACACAGATTGAAAAAGACCGTATAGTAGAAATAGCAGCCTACAATGGAACTACAGGAGAGTCTTTTCAAACTTTAGTGAATCCAGAAATTCCCATTCCAGCTGAAGCCACTAAAATTCACGGCATTACAACTTCAGAAGTCGCCAATGCTCCTAAGTTTCCTGAGGCTTATAAGAAATTTAGTAAATTTTGTGGTACAGACAATATTCTTGTGGCACATAATAATAACACGTTCGATTACCCACTATTGGCTAGAGAGTGTCGTAGACATGGTTTGTCTGAGCCTCAGCTCCGCACCATAGATTCTTTAAAATGGGCAAAAAAATATCGAACAGACCTACCTCAACATAGTCTTCAATATCTCCGCCAAGTATATGGATTTGAAGAAAATCAGGCTCACCGTGCATTAGATGACGTCATTACACTTTATAGAGTGTTTTCGGCTTTAGTTGGTGATCTGTCCCCTGATCAAATTTATGATTTACTGAATGCAACGTGTCATCCGAAGGTCTTTAAAATGCCTTTTGGCAAATATAAGGGGAAACCTCTTTCTGAGGTTCCTTCTAGCTACATTGATTGGTTACAAAAAGGAGATTATTTGCTACAACCTGAGAATAAAGAAATTAAAGCAGCTATTGAAGCCTACCAACAACTGAAATGA
- a CDS encoding YbjN domain-containing protein — MTTWTLNQNNLTKFLTHAQLEPSLERESGLIYITIPAGEHELPLFFVIRNEGEVLQLVCYFPYQIQQGQRDATARLLHLVNRDIDIPGFGMDEEQNIIFYRLVIPCLKGEINENLLRVYIDTIKLICDSFFHAIGLISTGNMDLDELKKQANLENNNKQG, encoded by the coding sequence ATGACAACGTGGACTTTAAATCAAAATAATCTCACAAAATTTCTCACTCACGCACAACTTGAGCCCTCTTTAGAAAGAGAAAGCGGGTTGATCTATATTACTATTCCTGCAGGAGAGCACGAACTTCCTCTTTTTTTTGTTATTCGTAATGAGGGCGAAGTACTACAACTAGTCTGTTATTTTCCCTACCAAATACAGCAAGGTCAACGTGATGCTACAGCAAGACTTTTGCATCTTGTCAACAGAGATATCGATATTCCAGGATTTGGGATGGATGAAGAACAAAACATTATTTTCTATCGATTAGTGATTCCTTGTTTGAAAGGAGAGATTAATGAAAATTTGCTACGAGTCTACATTGATACAATTAAATTAATCTGTGACAGCTTCTTCCATGCAATAGGACTAATTTCTACAGGAAACATGGATCTTGATGAGCTGAAAAAACAAGCAAACCTAGAAAACAACAATAAACAAGGCTGA